The nucleotide window TCCCGGTGAATAGTGATAGGATGGCACCAATCAATCCGACCAGGCGGATCAGCAAAAGGTCAGATGCAGGTCCGGCAAAGAAACGGCCAATCGCATCGTAGAAAGCGATGATTGCAAACAGGAGCGAAAAGGTGATGACATAGCACTTCATCAACCGCGGCTCTTTTATTAATTGAAAAAATATCATCCCCAGCGGTTTTTGTTCCACAGGCTGTACCGGCGATTCTTTCAGCAGGAAAAAGGCAAAAGAAAAAAGAATTAAATAAACGGCAGCAAAGAAATAGAAGACGGCATTCCAGGAAAAACTTTCAGCCAGGAAGGCACTGGCGACCTGGCCGAAGATGCCGGCAATCAAAAAGCCGGTGTTGATCAGGACCACAAGGATGGTTCTCTGCCGGGCAGTGAAAAGATCATATGAATAGGCAAAGGCAACCGAAGCAAAAGTAGCCAGAGTTAAACCCTGAACAGAACGAGTGATCCACAGGCTGAGCGACCCGACAGAAAAACCGACAGCACAGGTGGCAATAGCGGAGGCCAGCAAACCGAACACGAGAATCTTCCTCCGGCCTGTATAATCCGAGGCTGGCCCGAACGAGAGGAGACCGCAGGCATAAAGAAAAGTGAATAGCCCGCCTGCAAGAACAACATGAGATTCTGGTATCCTAAGGCTATCCGATACCACCGAATAAACGGGAATCAATGTATAGATATTGCTGGCGACCATAATGGCGCACAGCGTCAGTAGGATGGAAGCTTTTTGAAAAAAGCTTATCGATTTCATTTTCATCACCTGCCACATACAATATATGCAGATTCCCCGTCCGATGATGGTTGTTCATTTGCACTCAAGAAGGTCATGCACTATGGGAAAAATTAACGGGCTCTTTGCTTCCAAATCGGCCTGTGAAAAAGGTATAATAGGATACATACAGAACAATTGTTTGGCAGACAAAAGGCGCAGGTGAGAGAAGCGCCTTTTTCGACTTTAGCAGGTGGCTGATTTCATAGATTATTGCTTTTTTGAACATAGCACTTGGATCAACGATGGCTCCAATGTCCTTACAAATAAAAAACAGGCACAGTGCACGTCGTGAAAGGAAAAAAGTTAGGCTTGGAAGATTGTTATTTTACTAGAAGAAAGGGGAAGTCAGATGTCTGTACGTTTAGTACTGGGGCGCTCGGGCAGCGGGAAAACCGAGCTGATCATGAAGGAAATGAAGGACAGGCTTGTTTCGGATCCTCAAGGAGATCCGATTGTCTATCTTGTGCCGGAACAAATGTCTTTCCTGTCAGAATACAGATTATCCACAGATCCTGACCTTGGTGGAATGATCAGGGCACAGGTATACAGCTTCCCGCGCCTGGCGTGGAGAGTGCTTCAGGAAACGGGAGGATACATACGCCAGCATTTGGACAGCGTCGGGATCAGTATGATGATCCGCAAAATCATTGAAGACAAAAAAGAGGACCTGAAAATCTTCCAGAAAGCTGCGGATAAAAATGGTTTTATCCAGCAGATGGAGCAAATGCTGATCGAGTTCAAACGCTATGCCATCAATCCGGAAGAACTTGCCGGAAAAATGGCTGAAGGCTCCGGAGGAAACAAGGCATTACATGATAAGATCCACGACCTGGAGCTGGTTTATCGCCAGTTCGAAGATGAAATGTTTGGTAAATATATAGATTCCGAGGATTATTTCAAGCTGCTCGCCGAAAAGATCCCGGCTTCTGACTATCTGAAAAATGCGGAAGTATACATTGATGGTTTTTATAG belongs to Mesobacillus sp. AQ2 and includes:
- a CDS encoding MFS transporter — its product is MKSISFFQKASILLTLCAIMVASNIYTLIPVYSVVSDSLRIPESHVVLAGGLFTFLYACGLLSFGPASDYTGRRKILVFGLLASAIATCAVGFSVGSLSLWITRSVQGLTLATFASVAFAYSYDLFTARQRTILVVLINTGFLIAGIFGQVASAFLAESFSWNAVFYFFAAVYLILFSFAFFLLKESPVQPVEQKPLGMIFFQLIKEPRLMKCYVITFSLLFAIIAFYDAIGRFFAGPASDLLLIRLVGLIGAILSLFTGTMMDRWGTLRTLMFGLAIGSTSAFTLLFLHTASALIILSIFFVSSISLVIPTVITLIGSFGSSQRAKALSLYSFILLTGASLAPPVAAVLPFHGVMLLLALLFLFNIILCIFVNEKAFQSANAG